In a genomic window of Gambusia affinis linkage group LG04, SWU_Gaff_1.0, whole genome shotgun sequence:
- the gemin6 gene encoding gem-associated protein 6, translating to MQCSWLHSGPQLWLQCVHRQVKVTAGKLREEHRGWLLTVDPVSHSVALVSFGEDGASVRVVLGHAVEHVEVLQEPDPDTEERLRSLLPPPETGGPDPDERRRRRSGVRRWLQQNRVPVEEDGNELRVARVLTIRAPYRPDDCSSANQIILDRVQRLLRVQPDPVPDSDPVLEISQAPEIAPGLDGPIPPGH from the exons ATGCAGTGCAGCTGGCTTCATTCAGGTCCGCAGTTGTGGCTCCAGTGCGTCCATAGACAGGTGAAAGTGACGGCGGGAAAGCTGCGGGAGGAGCACCGCGGCTGGCTGCTGACCGTGGACCCGGTGTCCCACAG TGTGGCTCTGGTGAGTTTCGGGGAGGACGGTGCGTCGGTCCGGGTGGTTCTGGGTCACGCCGTGGAACACGTGGAGGTTCTGCAGGAACCGGACCCGGACACGGAGGAGCGGCTCCGCTCCCTCCTCCCACCTCCGGAGACTGGTGGCCCGGATCCGGACGAGCGTCGCCGGAGGAGGTCCGGAGTCCGCCGCTGGCTCCAGCAGAACCGGGTTCCGGTAGAGGAGGATGGGAACGAACTTCGGGTCGCCCGTGTTCTGACCATCCGGGCCCCATATCGACCCGACGACTGCAGCAGCGCCAACCAGATCATTCTAGACCGGGTCCAGAGACTGCTTCGGGTCCAGCCCGACCCGGTTCCAgattctgacccggttctggagATCAGCCAGGCTCCAGAGATTGCTCCGGGTCTAGATGGACCCATTCCACCTGGGCATTGA